The following nucleotide sequence is from uncultured Draconibacterium sp..
CTCCGGGGTACCATTTCGGACATCATGTGGATGTGAGAAACCAAAATAGATAAAGAATGGTTCTTTCTCTTGGTTTGCCTCCCTGGTGTTTAAATAATCAAGCACTTGTTTGCCATGCCAGGCGCTTCCACTTTCTTCAGTTCCGCCACGTTTTGTGGCATCGTGTACCACGGTAAACTGCTGGTTGGCAGCTGCAAACGAATTGCCTTTTTTGCAGGTGCGCATGGTATTGTAGCCGGCGTGATTAAAGACTGCACCAATGGTTTGTAGCTCCAAACTGTCGGGACAATTGTACTGTGGCATGTTGCCTGCACTTTTAGGCAGGTTCCAAACGGTACGGCCACTCATAATCATGTGGCGCGATGGTGTACAAACGGCTCCGTTCATTGACCCCATGTGGTAGGCACTTTCGAATACCATTCCTCCTTTGGCCAACTTATCAATATTAGGTGTTTCCAAAATTGAGTTATCATCGTACAGTTTAAGGTCGAATGCCGATTGATCGTCAACTAAAATGAAAAGGAAGTTGGGTTGTTTTTGCTCCTTTTTTTCGCATTGTACGAATAAAGTTATTACGATTAGTGCAAGAATGGTGTGATTAATAAACGATTTCATAAATTTTCGCTTAGATTATTTCAATTCTTCTTAACTCTCCCACCTCAAATTTCTTTTCAGAATTCATAAACGAAATGGTTATCGGAACTTCATTGTGAAGGAACAATTCTCCATTCTTTTTTTCCAGCACAACATTTCCTTTTTTAGATGTCGTTAATGTAAATCCATTTGCCTCCAGCGTAGTTCCATTGCCCATAAACAGTACGAAGTCACCGTATTTTTCATTCCCCACCAAAGCATAAGCGGCATTGGTTGATATGTTTTTATATTTGGCCGTTTTTTCGTCGTACGTCGAGAAAATAAAATCTTCCCGACCTGTTTTACTGACAACATGAATTCCTGCAAAATCCTTGTTTCCATTTTCATCATCGAAGCCAGAAATCGATTTAATGCTTTTTCCCTTTGCAGAAGTATAAGGTTCGTAAACCGAAATAAAAGGATGCTCCCAGGCCTCGCCATGCTGACGGGCGGCCATAGTTAAATAGGGCTCGTGGTCAACATCGTACGGAATTCCTGTTTTGTCTTTAAACGACTTACAAGGTGGCGACTTAACCGAGTAAACTTCGCGTCCTTCGGTGCCTTTCATCCAAAGATTCATAAATACATCAGCTTCTCCTTCGGCTCTGTCAATTTTCCACTCGGCCACATAGTCATCGCTCGTATGAATCGATTTTTTATCCCACATATAATCCAGTGCGTAAAGGTGTCCTCCGGCAAATCCCATTTCCTCACTTGGAGTAAGTTCCAGCGGGTTTCCGTTGGTATCGCTAATTTGCATGCTTTGTCCCAGGTTGTGGTAATAATAGTCGTGAAATTTATCGCCTTTGCGTTGTTTTTTCGAGCGGAACACATCGACATAATACCCGGTGGTTTCTCCGGTTTTTACAATACTAACCGTGCGATTTTGGTCACTTCGTGTTTCCGGCTCCAAAAAATAAACATCGGTATAAGTAATATTTGGATAATAGCCTGTTTTTTGCTCCGATTTTGGGTACTCTCCCATTAAGTCAAAGGCATGGTAACTCAGCATTTCGGTATACGACGATGCGCCATCAACCATTACCGTGTTGTGCGCCGGAAATTGCGAATAATACTCCAAATAAATGGGTTGTAAATAGCCGGCTCCTTTACCCGGGTCTGCGCCCTGCACCAAACCTTTTCCGTAGAGCTCCATGTTGATACCATTGGCGTGCATATGGTTACCCAACGAACCGTTCAAAGAAACCATCATGCCGTTTTTCCCCTCGCCCATTCGCTGCACATGCCAGCTTACATTGGGTGCGTAAAAGGTTTGGGTGATGTAATCCTCCCGATTTCCTTTTGGATAATCCTGGTTTATCTCCAACGGTTTTGCTGCAAAAAAAGAGGACACATCAGATCGAGGTGTAAATTCTCTCGTTGCCTTGTCAGCCTTGGGTTCAAACAAGCGGTACATCGCAGTGTAGTCCTTTTCCATTTCCTTGTTGTTATATTTTTGCGCCAGACGAATCATATCTCCCATTGGTTCGGTAGAAACATGACCGTAGTATGAATCACCAAAAGCCACAATCTGACCATTGGGGAAAAGATACTGTGGTAACATTTTTACTGCTTTGCCCATTACCGGAGTATAGGGCAAAATATTATGGTCAAATGTGTTATCAAAATCCCGAATAAAGCTCATCAGCTCCTTGGTGACACTCATTGAATAACCAGGGCATTCAGCCCAAACACCATTTGTTGCATCATAACCATAGTCCATCAATTTAGTCATGGACCACTGGCGTGGAGTAGTTACATTCAGAATGTGATTAATATAATACTCACGTCCTTTACCATCTTCATACATAGCATCATCTTGCAACACCATGGCAGCTTTTAAGATAATGTTGGCCTGGTGCAGGTTCCAGTTATTTTGAGGGACGCCATTTTTAATAACCAAGTCAGTCCATTTTTTAATCGTGCTTTCATAATCGCTAATGTTAGAAGCATGATTACTCTTGATATAATGATGGAGGAAATCATATACCTCGGCACATGTCCTCAAATTTCTTTCATGAATTACCTGGAAGCACGTCAAGCCCACCAATGTCTGAATATGACCGTTCATCAAATCAATAGGTTCGCTACGATAATACATTCCTGCCATATAGGTGTGGAACACATCGTAAGCAAATTTAGCAAAGCGCTCATCACCTTCGAGCCAATAAAGAAAGGCTGCATCGCGTGCCAAATCTATGATCTTTTCATTTAAACGGTTGATAATTCCACCCGTTTTAGAGGGTTCCACCCACTCAAATTGTCCACCTTTTGTTTTGTTTGGCAGGTAAAGACCACGCGGATCATCCATATACGGCATTATATCTTCTAATTCCGGAGAGCCATAATTGGTTGTATAATCACGGGAGCCTGCAAAACGTACGGTAGGTACCGGTGCCTCTCCTTCGGCATGTGAATAATAAATGCCATTTATATAGATATCGGTACTTTTTGTTTTCCAATACATCTGTAAACGCGAAGGCATCCATTCCGGGTCGGGTACGTGTTGTTCCACATACTTGTCGATGCGCTTGTGAATCCCAGACAGCACATCCTGCGCCCATTCTTCTTGCTGAATTGTTTTTTCAAGATTACTTTTTTCATCTTGTGTTATATTCAAACGCGGATAACCTTGTTCAAGGTTTGCAGGAAGCGGGATTTGTTGAGCTTTTGCCAAAATTCCTAAACCTAAAAGGGTAATAAAAATAGTAAGTTTTTTTATCATGATGATATACTTTATTCTCTTCAATTTACTACTTCACAAACTCTTCAATTGGAATAATTTCATCGAACTCTTTAATTTCGATGTTGCGATAGAAAATCTCAGCTGTTTCCGACTGGAATCCGATCATCCCTTCGCTATGCGAGAGATTTGTTCCCATATTAACAATAACACCATTTAATTTATGAATGGTATATTTATCGCCCATAACAATTACTTCGCATTTGTTCCACTTGTTATTTAATGCATTGTATTTGGCTTTGGCATAACCATACAATTCGTTCTTTTTCCGACCAGCATTTATACCACCATCTTTAGGTAAAAGAAACGAAGAGGTGTCGGCGGTA
It contains:
- a CDS encoding six-hairpin glycosidase; translated protein: MIKKLTIFITLLGLGILAKAQQIPLPANLEQGYPRLNITQDEKSNLEKTIQQEEWAQDVLSGIHKRIDKYVEQHVPDPEWMPSRLQMYWKTKSTDIYINGIYYSHAEGEAPVPTVRFAGSRDYTTNYGSPELEDIMPYMDDPRGLYLPNKTKGGQFEWVEPSKTGGIINRLNEKIIDLARDAAFLYWLEGDERFAKFAYDVFHTYMAGMYYRSEPIDLMNGHIQTLVGLTCFQVIHERNLRTCAEVYDFLHHYIKSNHASNISDYESTIKKWTDLVIKNGVPQNNWNLHQANIILKAAMVLQDDAMYEDGKGREYYINHILNVTTPRQWSMTKLMDYGYDATNGVWAECPGYSMSVTKELMSFIRDFDNTFDHNILPYTPVMGKAVKMLPQYLFPNGQIVAFGDSYYGHVSTEPMGDMIRLAQKYNNKEMEKDYTAMYRLFEPKADKATREFTPRSDVSSFFAAKPLEINQDYPKGNREDYITQTFYAPNVSWHVQRMGEGKNGMMVSLNGSLGNHMHANGINMELYGKGLVQGADPGKGAGYLQPIYLEYYSQFPAHNTVMVDGASSYTEMLSYHAFDLMGEYPKSEQKTGYYPNITYTDVYFLEPETRSDQNRTVSIVKTGETTGYYVDVFRSKKQRKGDKFHDYYYHNLGQSMQISDTNGNPLELTPSEEMGFAGGHLYALDYMWDKKSIHTSDDYVAEWKIDRAEGEADVFMNLWMKGTEGREVYSVKSPPCKSFKDKTGIPYDVDHEPYLTMAARQHGEAWEHPFISVYEPYTSAKGKSIKSISGFDDENGNKDFAGIHVVSKTGREDFIFSTYDEKTAKYKNISTNAAYALVGNEKYGDFVLFMGNGTTLEANGFTLTTSKKGNVVLEKKNGELFLHNEVPITISFMNSEKKFEVGELRRIEII